The proteins below come from a single Bacteroidota bacterium genomic window:
- a CDS encoding T9SS type A sorting domain-containing protein: protein YFLTGTTTGWAVGGQDWSMLPVIAHTTDGINWVKQTHPISDGNFYEIHMVNDLHGWAVGNHILHTQNGGTTWTEQAQDYPNTWKAVFAVNENLAFAVGNDKRILKYDLWEGMDENGFEFSINVYPNPAFDHIIINTGTPENEEVLVSIYETSGKKVLSESLIPAEGFCNLNLQGLNEGLYILNVRVGFNDTSVRLMLMRP from the coding sequence TATTTCCTAACGGGAACAACTACAGGCTGGGCCGTCGGAGGACAGGACTGGTCGATGCTTCCCGTGATCGCCCATACAACTGATGGGATTAACTGGGTAAAACAAACCCATCCCATAAGCGACGGCAATTTTTACGAAATCCACATGGTAAACGATTTACATGGCTGGGCTGTCGGCAACCACATACTCCATACCCAGAATGGAGGAACCACATGGACAGAGCAGGCACAGGATTATCCAAACACCTGGAAGGCAGTCTTTGCCGTTAATGAAAACCTTGCCTTTGCCGTGGGAAATGATAAAAGAATATTGAAATACGATTTATGGGAGGGTATGGACGAAAATGGCTTTGAATTCAGCATCAACGTCTACCCTAACCCGGCCTTTGATCATATTATCATCAATACCGGAACCCCGGAAAATGAAGAAGTATTGGTATCCATCTATGAAACCTCCGGGAAAAAGGTTCTTTCAGAAAGCTTAATCCCCGCAGAAGGTTTCTGTAACCTTAATCTGCAGGGATTAAACGAAGGACTTTATATTCTTAATGTCCGGGTCGGGTTTAATGACACCAGCGTACGGCTGATGCTGATGCGTCCTTAG